In Chaetodon trifascialis isolate fChaTrf1 chromosome 6, fChaTrf1.hap1, whole genome shotgun sequence, one DNA window encodes the following:
- the gatc gene encoding glutamyl-tRNA(Gln) amidotransferase subunit C, mitochondrial has translation MSLFNITVKRTCCGVSLSITRPSCSLLASFANRLHEVNQVTNVNFQRRRYSSCQKKDQATSVTHPKSSQPLNPKIPPFPTWKPVPEDQLPLPTQISADLVDKLERLALVDFRNKQGLACLEKAIRLADQLHVVDTSGVEPMDSILEDRALSLRDDAVTEGDCAEELLELAKNTVEEYFVAPPGNIPLPAREKRVAMLKHSEF, from the exons atgtcattgtttaacaTCACTGTTAAACGCACATGCTGCGGTGTGTCACTCAGTATCACTCGGCCTTCATGTAGCCTGTTAGCATCGTTTGCTAACAGGCTACATGAAGTGAACCAGGTAACCAATGTGAACTTCCAAAGAAGAAGATATAGCAGCTGCCAAAAAAAGGACCAAGCCACAAGTGTAACGCATCCCAAGAGCTCTCAACCACTTAACCCAAAG ATACCACCGTTTCCAACATGGAAACCAGTACCAGAGGACCAACTTCCGCTG CCTACCCAAATCTCTGCTGACCTGGTGGACAAACTGGAGCGACTGGCCTTGGTCGACTTCCGCAACAAACAGGGACTGGCCTGTTTGGAGAAAGCGATAAGATTAGCAGATCAGCTTCATGTTGTGGACACGTCGGGGGTTGAACCGATGGATTCGATTCTGGAGGACAG GGCTTTAAGCCTCAGGGACGACGCAGTGACAGAAGGGGACTGTGCTGAAGAGCTGCTCGAGCTCGCCAAAAACACAGTTGAAGAGTATTTTGTGGCTCCACCag GAAATATTCCTCTACCAGCGAGGGAGAAGAGGGTGGCCATGCTGAAACACTCAGAGTTCTGA